The following nucleotide sequence is from Drosophila simulans strain w501 chromosome 3L, Prin_Dsim_3.1, whole genome shotgun sequence.
ATTACATAGttttatatacaaaatgtAAGCAAATTAGATTTAAGTTTGTCTGTTAATCCAACTCCATCATTGTTATGTTTTTCTGTAAAGTTTACAGCCTGCTAATTATGGGCAATCTCCACTGTACATGAGTGATTGTGGCTTCAACTCCGTTTTGATTGCAATGGGAGAACAATATGCATCAAACAGAAAATAGCGCCACTTTGCAAAAAGGGATGCAAAGGAGCCGCAAAAGGACCTGCACGTACACACATTCATCCCAAAagcttcacacacacacacatccataaACACATTGCACCCAAATGCATCCCACAAACACTTGtcgtttgatttgtttaccGGGTTCACTGCGCTCAACTCACACTTTGGTTTGGATTATgcttaagtatttattttatacatttaagcAGACTGTCATATAATTTTGATTGAAGaaacacttttgctttttattattcaattgatttattttggttCGCGATCAACATATTTGACGCGCGACATCTTCTACTTTTACGTCCGCACGATCCGACGGTTGGAAACAGTGTGAGCGCAGACGAGAGTGCACGTTGTGTTATAAGCGACTCTGAAAgaaatgcactgaaagaaatggtAGACATATAAACTGgatattttagtttatttcaaaataaataaaactctTCGCTGTTTTCCtagctaaacaaaaaatatatataaaaaagataataaaatatatataataaaaaaatattttctatatttttttcataaatacCTTTTGATTTGTGTCATGTCGTATGTGACAcaatattcataaaaaatataagtaaagtTGTATATTTTCTGATAAAAGCTTAAACAAGGaatgttttaaatgtaaaaaataaataccagctaaaatatataaaattgtattaaatttttttttgaatagatggaaacaaaagtaaacatatccaaataaaaaagtttagtCGCAAAATACCAAATCGGTGTCCTTGCTAACTATTATCCGAGTCACAAACCAGCAGGTTTTATTTTCGCGTTGCCAACTGATTGGCACTGCTTGAACTGCTTTCAAGCGCCAAGTTCAAATGTTGTTTCATTTCTTATATACTTTCGGGCACATTTTTCAACTGGTAATCAGATTGGtgattgaaaatatatataaaaacctCTTCAATAAAGCGCCCTCTGCCTCTTCTTtgttttagttatttatttaccgaataatttaaattcacaTACATTTAAGTTTACATATACATTTCATTCATATGAATATAGGTTGTCTTGTAgtttgtatgtgtatatatttatattttaggTGGTGTTAACCCTCATTTATGGTTTAGTTTTCAACAGTGTCCCCTTTAGgctacaataaataaacactATTTGTaggaaatatatttgtatgtatatgctgACTTTGTACATTTCGCTTTGCTTTAAATGTGTTGCATTGAATTTTGCATTCCGAGTGCATTATTCACTTTCTCGTATATGTTTTAAAGTATCTTCTGCTTAAATCGGAGGTATTTCAGCATATATCCTGTTGTTCTGTTGCTTcggtttattttattaatgtcAGCAATGTTGTTCATGTGTTTTCTCTTTTGTACCCGACAAATTGAAACGTTTGTGTAGAAGAATTGTTTTAGAAAAACTTGTACAAGTAtagtgtatatgtatatatttcattatatttatatgcttgGCTCCTTAGAGTATGTACTTTTTGTCTAGTTAACACGTGCAGTGCTATGTATTTTTCAAGTCtttgtttaagtttaaattacaCACATTCAGTTGTTGGTATTCTGCAATATTTACTGGGATTAAGTAGCATATTTTACACACATTATAAGGTCTGACTTCCCATAGGTTCATACGACAACACCGAAAATACATTCATAGGTTTATGTGAAAAAGGAAATCGGCCAACCCTAATGCATTCCCCTTTCAAAAATTTCTTATAGTTCATATGCCTCGGAATACTCGTTGTAAGTACATATAAAATAGGTTCAAGTGCTCGAGAAATTCTCTTTGGTGTTCCTTGTGATAGACGTACTCGGCTGGAAggaataaatgtatttaacttAACAATTAGCATAAGTTCTCTACACTTCTCGCTCTCGTCGCTTTTTTTATCCTGCGGGCTAAGCTGTCAAACAGTCGACGACGAAACGACAAACGCATACAGGATCGAATGGCAAAAGGACAACAGGACGACGATGGCAATTTGTCAACTGTCGCCGGCACAAAAGGGCGAGTCCTGCCTCGAGTTTTGGCTTCCTGCATGATTGACGACCATTCACCTATATacgaattattattattattattattcccgGTGCGGtgtattcataattatttaagaaatgcACACTTGAATGCCTTCCTTGAGCGGAGAAGGATGAAAAAGGAGGCGGCAGGCTCCTCAAGTGTCTGCTGAAGTCGATGGAAATGTCAACAAGTCTGGCTGACAGTTTTGGATGTGCGATTACCGATTTCCTATTGTATCCGTACCCGGTTCTCTTctggtttttgtgtgtgtgctattTTCCCAAGAGGTTGCACAAAATGcacaacaagaacaaaaatCAAACCGTTCAACCAATTACCCACAAATACTCATAATTCGTGggcattcttttttttcgaagATTCTGTCGTTGCTTAGGAACTTTTGATTGAGCTTCTTGGAGGCAAACGGCGGTGGCGGGGGAGCACTAATGATGAGACTCGTTTCGGGTTGGGTACTTCGAAAGCCTTCTTTTCCGCCCCTTCTGCTTTTCGCCTAGTGTCCTTGCACTTTGCACTCGGAAAAAACTAACTAATTTACAATCGTGttcatatataattataaaaaaaatatatcaagtTTCAAGCTAATATAGTGCAACtggaaaatgcttaaaaatttaaaatacaaaataaggaAATATCTAGAATATAACTTAAGATACTATGATAAAGCTAGAACGATTTGTTGCACATtaacatttattaaaatgtatcttatagATTGAATCACTCACTGCTCATAgcttttaatcaattttaaagttttaaaaatgtctgtttttttcaaaaattaaaatgtattcagATATTTTTTGCACTGCCTGTCTGTGGCAGTGTCAAAGCGCATACCAAAACAGGCGGCAGAGAAGAGGGGGGGAGTGTACGGGCGGGCGGTGAAAGGTGGGCGGAGGAGGGTGGCCGGGAGGTTGCCGGGCTATCAGCGTTGAGTTGAGCGGTGACTGTGCTTTGATGTCTTtctaattgcatattttacaGCGCCAGAGAGGCGTCCTCGCACACCCGCTCATCCACAGCCAGCACCGCTATCCTGCAAAAGGATAGCACTTTCAGCGAGAGTGGAAAGTGGAGCTATTTGCTGTGATGTGGATGCCGGCAGGGTGCCCCTATGTCCCTTCGCCCACAGCGCCTAGTCACCAGCCCCCAGACCCCAGCCCCCGGGCCATCCCCTCAAAGACGCCGTGATCCAAAGTGGACCAGGACCTGGTTGGTTTGTCAACTTCAGCGTCAGCGTCAGACGAATCCGAGTAGGAACACAAAGGCTGAGACAAAAGCGGCATGTTCAAAAACTAGACAAATATTAACTCATATGCAGCTTGAGGTTGAGCGGAGAAGTAGAAGCCTTTGTCTTTGGCCCTACAGTCTTACTTCTGTAAGAGAAATTTGCGTAGGGAAATTACAAACTATCaaaacgttttattttaaaaccgGGTTggattataaaaatatccaatTGGTAATAAAATCGAAACTATCATTACATAGttttatatacaaaatgtAAGCAAATTAGATTTAAGTTTGTCTGTTAATCCAACTCCATCATTGTTATGTTTTTCTGTAAAGTTTACAGCCTGCTAATTATGGGCAATCTCCACTGTACATGAGTGATTGTGGCTTCAACTCCGTTTTGATTGCAATGGGAGAACAATATGCATCAAACAGAAAATAGCGCCACTTTGCAAAAAGGGATGCAAAGGAGCCGCAAAAGGACCTGCACGTACACACATTCATCCCAAAagcttcacacacacacacatccataaACACATTGCACCCAAATGCATCCCACAAACACTTGtcgtttgatttgtttaccGGGTTCACTGCGCTCAACTCACACTTTGGTTTGGATTATgcttaagtatttattttatacatttaagcAGACTGTCATATAATTTTGATTGAAGaaacacttttgctttttattattcaattgatttattttggttCGCGATCAACATATTTGACGCGCGACATCTTCTACTTTTACGTCCGCACGATCCGACGGTTGGAAACAGTGTGAGCGCAGACGAGAGTGCACGTTGTGTTATAAGCGACTCTGAAAgaaatgcactgaaagaaatggtAGACATATAAACTGgatattttagtttatttcaaaataaataaaactctTCGCTGTTTTCCtagctaaacaaaaaatatatataaaaaagataataaaatatatataataaaaaaatattttctatatttttttcataaatacCTTTTGATTTGTGTCATGTCGTATGTGACAcaatattcataaaaaatataagtaaagtTGTATATTTTCTGATAAAAGCTTAAACAAGGaatgttttaaatgtaaaaaataaataccagctaaaatatataaaattgtattaaatttttttttgaatagatggaaacaaaagtaaacatatccaaataaaaaagtttagtCGCAAAATACCAAATCGGTGTCCTTGCTAACTATTATCCGAGTCACAAACCAGCAGGTTTTATTTTCGCGTTGCCAACTGATTGGCACTGCTTGAACTGCTTTCAAGCGCCAAGTTCAAATGTTGTTTCATTTCTTATATACTTTCGGGCACATTTTTCAACTGGTAATCAGATTGGtgattgaaaatatatataaaaacctCTTCAATAAAGCGCCCTCTGCCTCTTCTTtgttttagttatttatttaccgaataatttaaattcacaTACATTTAAGTTTACATATACATTTCATTCATATGAATATAGGTTGTCTTGTAgtttgtatgtgtatatatttatattttaggTGGTGTTAACCCTCATTTATGGTTTAGTTTTCAACAGTGTCCCCTTTAGgctacaataaataaacactATTTGTaggaaatatatttgtatgtatatgctgACTTTGTACATTTCGCTTTGCTTTAAATGTGTTGCATTGAATTTTGCATTCCGAGTGCATTATTCACTTTCTCGTATATGTTTTAAAGTATCTTCTGCTTAAATCGGAGGTATTTCAGCATATATCCTGTTGTTCTGTTGCTTcggtttattttattaatgtcAGCAATGTTGTTCATGTGTTTTCTCTTTTGTACCCGACAAATTGAAACGTTTGTGTAGAAGAATTGTTTTAGAAAAACTTGTACAAGTAtagtgtatatgtatatatttcattatatttatatgcttgGCTCCTTAGAGTATGTACTTTTTGTCTAGTTAACACGTGCAGTGCTATGTATTTTTCAAGTCtttgtttaagtttaaattacaCACATTCAGTTGTTGGTATTCTGCAATATTTACTGGGATTAAGTAGCATATTTTACACACATTATAAGGTCTGACTTCCCATAGGTTCATACGACAACACCGAAAATACATTCATAGGTTTATGTGAAAAAGGAAATCGGCCAACCCTAATGCATTCCCCTTTCAAAAATTTCTTATAGTTCATATGCCTCGGAATACTCGTTGTAAGTACATATAAAATAGGTTCAAGTGCTCGAGAAATTCTCTTTGGTGTTCCTTGTGATAGACGTACTCGGCTGGAAggaataaatgtatttaacttAACAATTAGCATAAGTTCTCTACACTTCTCGCTCTCGTCGCTTTTTTTATCCTGCGGGCTAAGCTGTCAAACAGTCGACGACGAAACGACAAACGCATACAGGATCGAATGGCAAAAGGACAACAGGACGACGATGGCAATTTGTCAACTGTCGCCGGCACAAAAGGGCGAGTCCTGCCTCGAGTTTTGGCTTCCTGCATGATTGACGACCATTCACCTATATacgaattattattattattattattcccgGTGCGGtgtattcataattatttaagaaatgcACACTTGAATGCCTTCCTTGAGCGGAGAAGGATGAAAAAGGAGGCGGCAGGCTCCTCAAGTGTCTGCTGAAGTCGATGGAAATGTCAACAAGTCTGGCTGACAGTTTTGGATGTGCGATTACCGATTTCCTATTGTATCCGTACCCGGTTCTCTTctggtttttgtgtgtgtgctattTTCCCAAGAGGTTGCACAAAATGcacaacaagaacaaaaatCAAACCGTTCAACCAATTACCCACAAATACTCATAATTCGTGggcattcttttttttcgaagATTCTGTCGTTGCTTAGGAACTTTTGATTGAGCTTCTTGGAGGGCTAGTTAgctgcatatatatatattgtacattcatatacatatatatataggtatatatagaTGAGATTTTGATTTCGTAGAACATTATAAGCTTTGGGGGGGCGGCGAAGCGCCCAAAAATGCAATTGGAAAATTCACACAGACACGGTTACATTAGTAGTACACCTATATAGACGCAATGAGGGGAGCAATtgaatgttgtttttttttttttttggaaaaatcaTAATTCATAATCCAGCATTCATTATGCACGACTCTAGCGGATATAGTGCCACATAGCCGTAGGCTTTCgggcattgttaatcatatcGTGCCAGTGCTGGCATCCAGTTCCACTTTCCTGGGGCCCCAGTCCGCAGCATCCGATTTCCGTGGCCTCGCTCCCGGCACCCACCACATAGATCTGCcaagatataaaatatagcggaaaatgtatatgtagagtagaatggagtggagtggagtggagtggcggggggatttcaattaaaacgcgGCCGGGCATTAAACCGGGGCTATTGCCCGGAATTAGCAGCCGGAGCTGTTAAAAGCGGCGCAGACCACCGGCTTATGGCCTGGTCCACGTGGAAAGGCAAAGGCTAAAGGTTACCTCGATGGCTGCATTGTGGAGATAATTTGATTGCAAATTAAACGTGAACGCCTCATTCCAAATGGGATTGGTGGGATCGTCCGACTTCGTAATGctcgtcttcttcttcttgatGCGTTTGCCATTTTGAATCAGATAAATCTGAAAGAAAATTAGCAATATTAGGGAAGTTTACTATTTTATAGGTGTGAATGAGAACATAAAAAACACTTAAATTGAATATACTATTTAGAAgaagttaatttttataaaattaaattttagagGTTTCTTTTCTTGTTAATAatagtttaatatttaatattcaccTTGACATATGGTTCCTGAAGAGTATCCAAATTTCTAGCCTTCATAATGACAACCGTCAATCGCTCGGCCTGCGGCAAATAGTTCAAGGAGCACAGCAGTTCCGGTCGATCCTCCTTGGGTTTCTTGGTTCGCAGCAAGTCTCCCCAGATCTGTATAGATTTTGTATTACTATAAGTCGTAATCAATCCACACCATTACTTACCTCCACTGACTTGGAGAGATCTAGACCATCCACAGAAATGCGAACCTCGCCGATAATGTCGTTGTGCGAATAGCGATCGTAGTCGAGCACTTGGAGGATCAGCTCCTTGCCCTGGAGCTGATCCCGAGAAACCGGGAACTTGAAGTGCTGGTCAAAGTAGGGATTGGATTCGCCCCTGTGAATGTGGGTCTGTCGCTTCCGGCTGTCCACTTCTGGTTGCAACATCAGGCGGACATAGGGATCCCGGAATCCACCCTCTTCGATGGGACTGAGATTGTGAgctgaaatggaaaacaaaattaatgtcTTGATGAAACACAAACTCAATATAGATCGAACTAGGTATTATCGTGGCATACACAGCTTAACAAGTCATCGCACCCATatgttaaaataatattcaaaatcTTTTCCAGAAACTAAGTACATACTATAAGAATGCGTCGCATTAATATCAAGGTACGTTGTGTGGAGAGAAGAGTTgtggaatttaatattaaccGCTCCATGCCGATGCGTAGACTTATGGAAGCCTACGCCCGTTATTATAAACTTGATCtgaagaatatatatttcaagaCGCGTAAACTTCGAATCGCAGAAAGTGATACGGCGGATTTTTTGAGTCTTAACAATGGAGATGTGATAGAGGTCAGAACCAAATACTATCAACATTTATCTAGCGAACAATAATCACCATACTCAGtaatgtattttaatattaatccTCCTAAATAATGGTTTGCTATGGCTACGgatgtttgttattttgttaataatttacataaaattgtttgtaataaattttgtaaaaaaaatgtatatttcaattataattttaacacGAATATTACCTTCAATCAGATGAACCGTCAGATCGAACAGGTGGTAGTCGTACTTAACGCGCAGATGCAAACGACCCACGGCGTGACTGGATTCCGGAGCTGTCAGGTAAACGGGTCCGTCCGGCATTCGATAGAGATCCGGTTGAAGGGCACCCAGTGGCGAAGCGGGACCCATTGCGGGATCCACTCCGGGCTGCGATCTGGGCGGTATCAGCAGCGGCGAAAGGCAGCGACCTGCAGCCACGCCCTTTCCCGCACTGCTACCTCCCATTCCCGAACCTCCGGCCAAAGATGCCAAGCTGCTTTGCGAGGGACTGGGCGTCCTCAGATCGCCAGGATCCGCCGAGTGGGCAGGACTTCCACAGCGAGCATCCAAAGAAATGGTTCGCATGGGACTGGGTGACCTGGCCAAATGGTGCGGAAATCCAGGCTCACTTGGCAGCGAGCTTCGTCCGTCCGGTCCAAAAGTCCTTATCTGTGGTGAAGAGCCTCGATGACCCTGCGATATTAAGTATATAGTAATAGTATCGTAGTTTAGCAATATGAATTAGTTCATAGTCACACATACCGAATGCCTGGATGGGGCGCTGTCCACGCTGCTCTGGCTGGAGATGGACGGCGTGCGCTGGAGGCGCGGCGGAAAGGAGCGGCTCTGGTGGTGCAAGTGAAGCGGACTGTGGAACACTTCGGCGGGTCCGCGCAAGATGTCCGTTCCGGTGGCCGAAACTGTGCCCATGTGGTGATGGTTTAGGCCCAAGCCGCCGTGCATTCCATGCAGCTGACTGGCCGGCTGGATGGGTTGGCATTCCTTGGCAATAGCCACCTCCTGAGGAAATCGAAAAAATAGGATATATTAGAAGAGTCTACTAGTAGCAATCCCCAGTTATAAGAACCTCCGAGTCCGTGGGCAAATCACAGCTATCGCTGACACTACCGGCTGAAACGCTGCCAATTCCGCTGGTGGTCGATGTGACCGACGAGGCCGACGGCGGCGGTGTCATGGGTTGCGGCGGTGGGGTGGTGGAGCCCTCGCCCATCGGCAGAATGTGCACCACCGAAACCCCATTGCCACCGGCAGTGGAGGAGGCACCACTCCCACTCGGTGTCCCCTCATCCGCCGAATTCCGATCGAGAGTAACGCGACGCACCGCTCCCACTCGCTCCTTGGCCATTCGCGACCAGGACTCGATGCGCTTGTGGGCCAGCCAACAGGCTGCCGGACCCAGACCACTCATCTTCTCCCAATTATCGAGGGACTGTGGTTATGGGAACTCTGCTTTTCTTCTCTGCGGTAAATAGAAGGTTTTGTTGCTTGGCTACCTTGGACTTTTGGCGGTTAAAGAAACTGCTGCTTCACTTATTCGCTCTCCCACTTTACACTCAAAGAAATAAGCCGAAAGTGTAGCACTTTCAGTACCGCATGAATACAGATTTTTATAGGAATAGTCTATTTTCAATAGTGAATTTAATTCGTTTATAGGAGCATCTAATAGTATGCAGCACAGTACTCAGAATTTTCGAAATGAATCCATATTGCAACATTTGTAATTGTGCAAACCTATAGTAACTTTTCTGAAAGTGCATCCACACGTTTGACCGCTGTTAATCCGCTTACGCAAATACACTCACACGCCATTAGATTGGACTAACCACCGACGAGGAAATGGAACAGGATGAAATGCCCGGCACGAGTGCGGTTTCAGGTTGGAAGCCCTGAACCGGCATTAATTATTCCCATGTAGGTCATGGTGCACCATTTCTGCATATCCTCATAAGAAAACCTCACTTTCGCCTTAATGGTTGCGTTTTCTCAGTAGTAGTGTTGGAATATAAAATGCAGTTTGGTTTACGGCAAGAATAACGAATTTTAAACGAATTTCACAACTAAGTGACTATAGTTGAACTGTTTTTAATTGGCTGAAGTTGTGGCTGAAGTTTGGTAATTTTACCACATAATTTAAGCAACTTTCCAGCACGCAAAAGTCGAAATGCGTCCTGACCTTACTATTTTCATCATACCCCACCAgccatataatttttgtaaacGATAGTCAAAAGTTCATCCATCTCTGCTCGCCGCCCATCGCTTTTATTGGGCATCTCAATGGCAGGTGGTAAATGGGAATTCTTAGCGGCGAATCCATGGCAACTGCACTAACGAACAATGTGCGTCATCGTGGAGGCAGCTCCGCTAATCAGTCAGCCAACTAGTTAGTTTGGCCGGCATCCCAATGTTTCCAAAGCGGCTAATGCCTAATTATCCGAGCAGGGAGTATAATGATAGTGAATGGAAAAATCTCAAAGCCCTCCATTTAAAACTAAATGATAAGATGGCTTTAATGATAAGAAGTACTTCTCGTATTAAATGTAcacaaaagctggaaaaattcTGTATTCCAGTACCTAAAACTAGTCCCATTTTGGCTTaagttgtttttaatttgatacACTACAAGGATAATTTCAATGCACTTAAaacaacttttgtttttcctttaaaCTTTTCAGATAGAAATGTTtggatatataatatatattatccACAGGTTAACTTTTAAAGTCTCACCTTGAAGGAACAAGGAAGACCAAAACTCTATTTTTTAATAGTgacagctgctgttgctaatGAAAGTCTTCCCTTAACTGCTTCCTGCTGCGCTGGCAAACTTGTGGTTAATATTAGACAGCATACATATCAGCGAGACCATAATTATGCAGAGAATGCTCCTACACCGATATCATGAATATGCAGACGAGGCATTCCTCCTGGCAAGACGCACAATTCCCCGGCGGCCGATTTGTCTTGCAGTCCgcatttcgatttcgcctTTTGCATTCCACTCCCAATTCCACACCCAGAATTTTCACGTTTTCTCGTTACGCAGCGTAGCGAATGGCGAAATGCGAATTCATTGGCATTCGTACACGCCCAAGTGCCGTTAAATATATGGTGAATCGGGCAAAGATATCCCTATATCGAGGATCTCGACGAGGGGTGGGTTGCTCAAtacaaatgtaaacaaaaaacttatttttcaagtattaaataaattaaatgaaattaagcaCGTGTAGCGAATGACATCAAAACATGGCAACGACCCTGGTGGAGTGACAGAGACAGAGAAAAAGGGAGAGGCACAAGGATACACAGGGCCGACAGAGATGGCGAAGAAAAATCAAGGACCAACCCTCAAATTAGTTTGggataataaaaatgtgctcggtcaaagaaaaatgttgtCCAAGTCTTTGTCGCACACCGACAAGCACCCCGAGCGAGTTGTTaacgtgtgtctgtgtgcggtGTGTCCTAGATCCTGTAAAAggatttttattgatttcgtAACATTACTCTGAGTTATTCATCACTTTCATTGCTCCGACTGTCGCCAATTCGGCTGCTGGTTTTTTGAGGGAAAGTCAAACAGCTGTCGAGAAAACAGTTGTACCTACAATTTGctcaaatggaaattaataaataagtatTGTTCAGCAAGGAAAAATCTGGAGAACTAGTGGTAAGAGATAAAAATCTTTACAAAAAATTCTTATTAACTTGGGAGCAGCACTTCCTGTATAATAAATACACAGAGTATTTAAAAAGTACAATATAAATGTAGCTATATATACATGTGCTAAGCAACAATTAAGCATAACATTAATATAAGAAAAATGCCTTTCCGGATGTTACAATTACACAAAATTGTCCTTTAACGTATTAAACTTTAATGAAACTAAGTAGGGTGCTTGTTAAATTAATATCTCAGCAACAGGGGATTTAAGAGTGTAATATAAACAACTATTTGCAGCCAAAACACGAAAACATAAGCTAGTAATTTGGGTGTCAATGTCGGGGCTTTAAAATGAGCTCGCTAATCCTCCTTTGATCCCCTCGAGTGTCAGCCAAGTTTGTTGCACATTTTCGAGGGGAGAACTGCGAAAACATCAACGATAATTCCATTGAAATGCAGCCAACCGCACCGTTGCTAATTGACACCTATGTAAACTGCAATCAAAGCGACAAACAGCCAAGCCCACAGTTTTCCACATTTCTCACCCCATTATAAAACGAAAAATGATCGAAAAATGCTGACAAAAATAcc
It contains:
- the LOC6738096 gene encoding synaptotagmin-5 isoform X2 → MVMVSSAVLGAAAGTGLALILAVTIVMYRYYLLRKRGKEWDELDRWEETRIMRKLQMKEVAIAKECQPIQPASQLHGMHGGLGLNHHHMGTVSATGTDILRGPAEVFHSPLHLHHQSRSFPPRLQRTPSISSQSSVDSAPSRHSGHRGSSPQIRTFGPDGRSSLPSEPGFPHHLARSPSPMRTISLDARCGSPAHSADPGDLRTPSPSQSSLASLAGGSGMGGSSAGKGVAAGRCLSPLLIPPRSQPGVDPAMGPASPLGALQPDLYRMPDGPVYLTAPESSHAVGRLHLRVKYDYHLFDLTVHLIEAHNLSPIEEGGFRDPYVRLMLQPEVDSRKRQTHIHRGESNPYFDQHFKFPVSRDQLQGKELILQVLDYDRYSHNDIIGEVRISVDGLDLSKSVEIWGDLLRTKKPKEDRPELLCSLNYLPQAERLTVVIMKARNLDTLQEPYVKIYLIQNGKRIKKKKTSITKSDDPTNPIWNEAFTFNLQSNYLHNAAIEIYVVGAGSEATEIGCCGLGPQESGTGCQHWHDMINNARKPTAMWHYIR
- the LOC6738096 gene encoding synaptotagmin-5 isoform X1, translated to MSGLGPAACWLAHKRIESWSRMAKERVGAVRRVTLDRNSADEGTPSGSGASSTAGGNGVSVVHILPMGEGSTTPPPQPMTPPPSASSVTSTTSGIGSVSAGSVSDSCDLPTDSEEVAIAKECQPIQPASQLHGMHGGLGLNHHHMGTVSATGTDILRGPAEVFHSPLHLHHQSRSFPPRLQRTPSISSQSSVDSAPSRHSGHRGSSPQIRTFGPDGRSSLPSEPGFPHHLARSPSPMRTISLDARCGSPAHSADPGDLRTPSPSQSSLASLAGGSGMGGSSAGKGVAAGRCLSPLLIPPRSQPGVDPAMGPASPLGALQPDLYRMPDGPVYLTAPESSHAVGRLHLRVKYDYHLFDLTVHLIEAHNLSPIEEGGFRDPYVRLMLQPEVDSRKRQTHIHRGESNPYFDQHFKFPVSRDQLQGKELILQVLDYDRYSHNDIIGEVRISVDGLDLSKSVEIWGDLLRTKKPKEDRPELLCSLNYLPQAERLTVVIMKARNLDTLQEPYVKIYLIQNGKRIKKKKTSITKSDDPTNPIWNEAFTFNLQSNYLHNAAIEIYVVGAGSEATEIGCCGLGPQESGTGCQHWHDMINNARKPTAMWHYIR